The Nocardia sp. XZ_19_385 genome window below encodes:
- a CDS encoding QsdR family transcriptional regulator, producing MRNPPPTRSPGRPASATREQVLDLTRRAFLAGERVDVQAIAAELGLSRASIYRWFGSRDGLLGAMLVQEYEGLIARADTRCRASGAQRVLEVFDRVARWESDNEPFRRYFENEPLSGLRIITAGDGPVQTRAIAAVEELIARVEREDGYQPPLERPLLAYSLVRLAEAFLYNDRAAGIRGDVDRLRQVVAVLVGANPAAD from the coding sequence GTGCGCAACCCCCCGCCCACCCGTTCCCCCGGCCGCCCGGCCTCGGCAACCCGCGAACAGGTCCTCGACCTCACCCGCCGCGCCTTCCTGGCGGGTGAGCGCGTCGACGTGCAAGCCATCGCCGCGGAACTCGGGCTCAGCCGCGCCTCCATCTACCGCTGGTTCGGTTCCCGCGACGGACTGCTCGGCGCCATGCTGGTCCAAGAATACGAGGGCCTGATCGCCCGGGCCGATACGCGCTGCCGTGCCAGCGGGGCGCAACGCGTGCTCGAAGTGTTCGACCGGGTCGCCCGCTGGGAGTCCGACAACGAACCCTTCCGCCGCTACTTCGAGAACGAACCGCTGTCCGGTCTGCGCATCATCACCGCCGGTGACGGGCCGGTGCAGACCAGAGCCATTGCGGCCGTGGAAGAACTGATCGCCCGCGTGGAGCGCGAGGACGGCTACCAGCCACCGCTGGAACGCCCCTTGCTCGCCTACTCGTTGGTCCGCCTGGCCGAGGCATTCCTGTACAACGACCGCGCCGCCGGTATTCGCGGCGACGTCGACCGGCTCCGGCAGGTTGTCGCGGTGCTTGTCGGCGCCAACCCTGCCGCAGACTAG
- a CDS encoding cytochrome P450 — MSSGLSSSVRFELRSGVTWRDPWQMYAALRDHDPVHHVIPEGDPESDYFVLSRYSDVYEAARDPATYSSASGITIDYRDLEKVGLGENRPFVFTDPPEHTDFRKHVSKGFTPRQVSAVEPAVREFVIERIERLRAAGGGDIVTELFKPLPSMVVAHYLGVPEADRSNFDSWTEAIVAASAQGNVADAQAAVGELLQYFTGLIERRRGEPGDDTISHLVAAGMGADGDFAGILAILGFAFTMITGGNDTTTGNLGGAVQLLHQRPDQRQLLIDDPSLIPDAVEEFLRLTSPVQGLARTLRRDVELHGVTIPAGRRTLLLYASANHDEREFGANAGELDVRRKPRQIMTFSHGNHHCLGAAAARMQARVALEELLTRCPAFTVDLDGVRWSEGNYVRWPTNVPFQVAG, encoded by the coding sequence ATGTCGTCAGGGTTGTCCAGTAGCGTCCGGTTCGAGTTGCGGTCGGGGGTGACCTGGCGAGATCCGTGGCAGATGTATGCCGCGCTGCGGGACCACGATCCGGTGCACCACGTGATCCCCGAGGGTGACCCGGAGTCGGATTACTTTGTGCTGTCGCGATATTCGGATGTGTACGAGGCGGCTCGTGATCCCGCGACGTACTCCTCGGCCTCGGGGATCACCATCGACTATCGAGATCTGGAAAAGGTGGGGCTGGGGGAGAACCGGCCGTTCGTGTTCACGGATCCGCCGGAGCACACCGACTTTCGCAAGCATGTCTCGAAGGGGTTCACGCCGCGCCAGGTGAGCGCGGTGGAACCGGCGGTGCGGGAGTTCGTGATCGAGCGGATCGAGCGACTGCGGGCCGCCGGCGGCGGCGACATCGTCACCGAGCTGTTCAAGCCGCTGCCGAGCATGGTCGTCGCGCACTATCTCGGTGTGCCGGAAGCGGATCGGTCGAACTTCGACAGCTGGACCGAAGCGATCGTCGCGGCCTCGGCGCAGGGGAACGTCGCGGACGCGCAGGCGGCGGTGGGGGAGCTGCTCCAGTATTTCACCGGCCTGATCGAACGCCGCCGCGGCGAGCCCGGCGACGACACCATCTCGCACCTGGTGGCCGCGGGAATGGGGGCCGACGGTGATTTCGCGGGGATCCTGGCGATCCTCGGCTTCGCCTTCACGATGATCACCGGCGGCAACGACACCACCACCGGAAACCTCGGCGGCGCAGTGCAATTGCTGCATCAGCGACCGGATCAGCGGCAGCTGCTGATCGACGACCCGAGCCTGATCCCGGACGCGGTCGAGGAATTCCTGCGGCTCACCTCACCGGTGCAGGGACTCGCGCGCACGCTGCGCCGGGACGTCGAGCTGCACGGCGTCACCATCCCCGCCGGTCGCCGGACCTTGCTGCTGTACGCCTCGGCCAACCACGACGAGCGCGAATTCGGTGCCAACGCAGGCGAACTCGATGTGCGCCGCAAACCACGGCAGATCATGACCTTCAGCCACGGCAACCATCACTGTCTCGGTGCGGCTGCCGCTCGGATGCAGGCCCGGGTCGCGTTGGAAGAGCTACTGACCCGCTGCCCTGCTTTCACAGTCGATCTCGACGGGGTTCGCTGGTCGGAAGGGAATTACGTGCGCTGGCCTACGAACGTGCCGTTCCAGGTCGCGGGATGA
- the pruA gene encoding L-glutamate gamma-semialdehyde dehydrogenase, protein MDAIATTPPPANEPVGTFAPGSPERARLQAKLDELGAERTEVNNVIGGVHRRTEGPVIDVVQPHRHAAVLGTVTAAKARDVRAAVDAATAAAPGWRALSFEDRAAIFLRAADLLAGPWRETIAAATMLGQSKTAYQAEIDAPCELVDFWRFNVQFAREILAQQPISVPGVWNRLDYRPLEGFVYAVTPFNFTAIAANLPTAPALMGNTVIWKPALTQSVAAYWTMRLLEAAGLPPGVINLVHGAGPKVSDVVLADPRLAGVHFTGSTKTFQHLWRSVAANIAEYQSYPRLVGETGGKDFVIAHSSADPDVLTTALIRGAFDYQGQKCSAASRAFIPKSVWAKMGTDLVEKVAELKYGDVTDFSNFGGALIDRRAFDRNADALERAKATAGLTIAVGGKADDSVGYFVEPTVLLGDDPADEAFRTEYFGPILAVHVYDDSAAGSFDAALDLVDRGASYGLTGSIVADDRGAVARATEALRFAAGNFYINDKPTGAVVGQQPFGGSRASGTNDKAGSPMNLLRWTSARTIKETFVPATEHRYPHQEQ, encoded by the coding sequence ATGGACGCCATCGCGACCACTCCCCCGCCCGCCAACGAGCCGGTGGGAACTTTCGCTCCGGGCAGCCCCGAACGGGCCAGACTGCAAGCGAAACTCGACGAACTCGGTGCCGAACGCACCGAGGTGAACAATGTCATCGGCGGTGTGCATCGGCGCACCGAGGGGCCGGTGATCGATGTGGTGCAACCGCATCGGCATGCGGCGGTGCTGGGCACCGTCACCGCGGCCAAGGCCCGGGATGTGCGGGCCGCGGTGGACGCGGCGACCGCGGCGGCGCCCGGTTGGCGCGCGTTGTCTTTCGAGGATCGCGCCGCGATCTTCCTGCGCGCCGCGGATCTGCTGGCCGGGCCGTGGCGGGAAACCATCGCCGCCGCCACCATGCTCGGGCAGTCCAAGACGGCCTATCAGGCCGAGATCGATGCGCCGTGTGAGCTGGTGGACTTCTGGCGGTTCAACGTACAGTTCGCGCGGGAAATCCTGGCGCAGCAGCCGATTTCGGTACCCGGCGTGTGGAACAGGCTCGACTATCGGCCGTTGGAAGGGTTCGTCTACGCGGTCACGCCATTCAACTTCACCGCGATCGCCGCCAATCTACCCACCGCTCCGGCGTTGATGGGTAACACCGTCATCTGGAAACCCGCACTGACACAGTCGGTTGCGGCGTATTGGACGATGCGGCTGCTGGAGGCGGCGGGCCTGCCGCCCGGGGTGATCAACCTGGTCCACGGTGCGGGGCCGAAGGTTTCCGATGTGGTGCTCGCCGATCCGCGGCTGGCGGGTGTGCATTTCACCGGCTCCACCAAGACGTTCCAGCATCTGTGGCGTTCGGTGGCGGCGAATATCGCTGAGTACCAGTCTTATCCGCGCCTGGTCGGTGAGACCGGCGGCAAGGACTTCGTGATCGCGCACAGCTCGGCGGACCCGGACGTGCTGACCACCGCGCTGATTCGGGGCGCTTTCGACTATCAGGGCCAGAAGTGCTCGGCGGCTTCGCGCGCCTTCATCCCGAAATCGGTGTGGGCGAAGATGGGCACCGACTTGGTCGAGAAGGTCGCCGAGCTGAAGTACGGCGATGTCACCGATTTCTCCAATTTCGGTGGGGCGCTGATCGATCGGCGTGCGTTCGACCGCAATGCCGACGCACTGGAGCGCGCCAAAGCGACGGCGGGACTGACCATCGCGGTCGGCGGGAAGGCCGATGACAGCGTCGGCTACTTCGTCGAACCGACCGTCCTGCTCGGCGACGATCCCGCGGACGAGGCGTTCCGCACCGAGTACTTCGGGCCGATCCTGGCGGTGCACGTCTACGACGACTCGGCGGCCGGATCATTCGACGCCGCACTGGATCTCGTCGATCGTGGCGCGAGCTATGGGCTCACCGGATCGATCGTCGCCGACGATCGCGGCGCCGTCGCCCGCGCCACCGAAGCATTGCGTTTCGCCGCAGGCAATTTCTATATCAACGACAAGCCGACCGGCGCTGTGGTCGGTCAGCAGCCGTTCGGCGGTTCGCGGGCCTCGGGCACCAACGACAAGGCCGGGTCGCCGATGAACCTGCTGCGCTGGACGTCGGCGCGGACCATCAAGGAGACGTTCGTGCCGGCGACCGAGCACCGCTACCCGCATCAGGAACAGTGA
- a CDS encoding MaoC family dehydratase, producing MKIFNGTAELEQAVGTHLGYSDWHTITQEQVNLFAEATGDHQWIHVDPVRAADGPYGTTIAHGYLTLSLLPMLVSEIYRVDGLKMGINYGSDKVRFPAAVPVGSRVRAGVELVAVDRKSAGAQISTRVTIEIEGGAKPACVAEPIAVLVD from the coding sequence ATGAAGATTTTCAATGGAACGGCCGAACTCGAGCAGGCGGTCGGCACGCATCTCGGTTACAGCGACTGGCACACCATCACCCAGGAGCAGGTGAATCTGTTCGCCGAGGCAACCGGTGATCACCAGTGGATTCACGTCGATCCGGTCCGGGCCGCCGATGGACCGTACGGGACCACCATCGCGCACGGGTACCTGACGCTGTCGCTGCTGCCGATGCTGGTGTCCGAGATCTACCGGGTCGACGGGCTGAAGATGGGCATCAACTACGGCTCCGACAAGGTCCGGTTCCCGGCCGCGGTGCCGGTGGGCAGCCGGGTGCGAGCCGGAGTCGAGCTGGTCGCGGTGGATCGCAAGTCCGCGGGCGCTCAGATCTCGACTCGGGTCACCATCGAGATCGAGGGCGGTGCGAAACCGGCCTGCGTCGCGGAACCGATCGCGGTCCTGGTCGACTGA
- a CDS encoding uracil-DNA glycosylase produces MCRSISELDAAVSDCRACPRLVAWREQVAREKRAAFRDEPYWGRPVPGFGPDDARLLIVGLAPAAHGGNRTGRMFTGDRSGDVLYAAMYAVGLANQPTAVHRDDGLQLVGTRVTAPVHCAPPDNKPLPEERDRCRHWLETALDLLAPTVRAIVVLGGFGWQALLPVLDGAGWAIPRPRPKFGHGVQITLSPKASDRAPLHVLGCYHVSQRNTSTGLLTPAMLEAVLSQAKSAAGLAD; encoded by the coding sequence ATGTGCCGATCCATCAGTGAACTGGATGCAGCTGTCTCCGACTGCCGCGCCTGCCCGCGGCTGGTGGCCTGGCGGGAGCAGGTCGCGCGGGAGAAACGGGCCGCCTTCCGGGACGAACCCTATTGGGGGCGACCGGTTCCCGGGTTCGGACCGGACGACGCGCGGCTGTTGATCGTCGGGTTGGCGCCGGCCGCGCACGGCGGGAACCGGACCGGTCGGATGTTCACCGGTGATCGCAGTGGTGATGTCCTGTATGCCGCCATGTACGCGGTGGGTCTGGCGAATCAGCCGACCGCTGTGCATCGCGACGACGGTCTCCAACTCGTCGGCACCCGCGTCACCGCACCTGTGCACTGCGCGCCGCCGGACAACAAACCACTACCCGAGGAGCGCGACCGCTGCCGCCATTGGCTGGAAACCGCACTGGACCTGCTCGCCCCCACAGTGCGAGCGATCGTGGTACTCGGCGGGTTCGGCTGGCAGGCGCTGCTGCCCGTGCTCGACGGTGCCGGCTGGGCGATTCCACGCCCACGCCCCAAGTTCGGCCATGGTGTACAGATCACGTTGTCCCCCAAGGCATCCGATCGTGCACCATTGCACGTACTCGGTTGCTATCACGTCAGCCAACGCAACACCTCCACCGGCCTGCTCACCCCCGCGATGCTGGAAGCCGTTCTGTCCCAGGCGAAATCAGCCGCAGGCCTGGCCGACTGA
- the fabG gene encoding 3-oxoacyl-ACP reductase FabG — protein MTRTAIVTGSARGIGAATARRLAADGFAVAILDLDESACKTVVSEIEAAGGKALAVGVDVSDEQSAEAAVQRVADELGAPTVLVNNAGILRDNLLFKMSLADWDSVMNVHLRGSFLMSRATQKYMTEAKWGRIVNLSSTSALGNRGQANYSAAKAGLQGFTKTLAIELGKFGVTVNAIAPGFIQTDMTASTAERVGVPFDQFIEFSAKQIPVQRVGQPDDIANAVSFFVGEAAGFVSGQVLYVAGGPTS, from the coding sequence ATGACCCGAACAGCCATTGTCACCGGATCCGCCCGCGGCATCGGCGCGGCCACCGCCCGCCGGCTCGCCGCCGACGGTTTCGCGGTCGCCATCCTGGATCTCGACGAATCCGCCTGCAAGACCGTGGTCTCCGAAATCGAAGCCGCCGGTGGCAAGGCTCTTGCCGTCGGCGTCGACGTCTCCGACGAGCAGTCGGCCGAAGCGGCGGTGCAGCGGGTCGCCGACGAACTCGGCGCCCCGACCGTACTGGTGAACAACGCGGGCATCCTGCGCGACAACCTGCTGTTCAAAATGTCGCTGGCGGACTGGGATTCGGTGATGAACGTGCACCTGCGCGGGTCGTTCCTGATGAGCCGCGCCACCCAGAAGTACATGACCGAAGCCAAGTGGGGCCGCATCGTCAACCTGTCGAGCACCTCGGCGCTGGGCAACCGCGGGCAGGCCAACTACTCCGCGGCCAAGGCCGGCCTGCAGGGCTTCACCAAGACCCTCGCGATCGAGCTCGGCAAGTTCGGCGTCACCGTGAACGCGATCGCACCCGGCTTCATCCAGACCGACATGACCGCCTCGACCGCCGAGCGGGTGGGTGTGCCCTTCGACCAGTTCATCGAGTTCTCGGCCAAGCAGATCCCGGTCCAGCGGGTCGGGCAGCCCGACGACATCGCCAACGCGGTCTCCTTCTTCGTCGGTGAGGCGGCCGGATTCGTGTCCGGCCAGGTCCTCTACGTCGCGGGCGGACCGACCAGCTGA
- a CDS encoding ElyC/SanA/YdcF family protein: MGIREVLGRAASVRPRPRVVLRWSAIVVLAGALAVLASVGWVRYQASGHEYTADAVPATEVAIVFGAQVYDDGQPSPYLAARLDIGRQLLESGKVKALLLTGDNGRRTYDEPEAMRRYLVRKGVPSAKIALDYAGFDTYQSCVRAHKIFGVRRAIVVTQDFSVPRTVSLCQAAGIETDAVADHSQPHEGVWIKCWVRDQIASTKAVWEMATEPDPKFLGNEETSVRDAISASPK, translated from the coding sequence GTGGGGATTCGGGAAGTTCTAGGCCGGGCAGCATCGGTGCGTCCGCGCCCGCGCGTGGTACTGCGGTGGTCGGCCATCGTTGTCTTGGCAGGTGCGCTCGCCGTGCTGGCCTCGGTCGGCTGGGTCAGGTATCAGGCCAGCGGGCACGAGTACACGGCGGACGCGGTACCGGCGACAGAGGTCGCGATCGTCTTCGGCGCGCAGGTATATGACGACGGCCAGCCGTCGCCGTACTTGGCGGCGCGACTGGATATCGGGCGGCAGCTGCTGGAGTCCGGGAAGGTCAAGGCGCTCTTGCTGACCGGGGACAACGGCCGGCGCACCTACGACGAGCCCGAGGCCATGCGCAGATATCTGGTGCGCAAGGGCGTCCCGTCCGCCAAGATCGCGCTGGACTACGCCGGGTTCGACACCTATCAGTCCTGCGTCCGGGCACACAAGATCTTCGGCGTGCGGCGGGCGATCGTCGTGACCCAGGATTTCAGCGTTCCCCGCACGGTGTCGCTGTGTCAGGCGGCCGGGATCGAGACCGACGCGGTGGCAGACCACAGTCAGCCGCACGAGGGTGTCTGGATCAAGTGCTGGGTGCGCGATCAGATCGCCTCGACCAAGGCGGTGTGGGAGATGGCCACCGAGCCGGACCCGAAGTTCCTCGGAAACGAGGAGACCTCGGTGCGAGACGCTATTTCGGCGAGTCCGAAGTAA
- a CDS encoding proline dehydrogenase family protein has protein sequence MANGLLRPAMLAAARSPRLERTVRRMSSTRRLVDRFVAGDTEDRAIAAATPLLESGRRISIDYLGEDTTDVGRARATVEHYLKLLSALAHLQGTFSGDQTAVAPAGPLEVSLKLSALGQALPRDGHRIALEHAREICSAAKAVGATVTIDAEDHTTTDSTLSIVRELRGDFPDLGTVLQAYLKRTEADCRELADSRIRLCKGAYREPADVAYQRRAEVDESYLRCLRILMAGTGYPMVATHDPRMIDAAQQYARENSRSTGDFEFQMLYGIRDSEQRRLGKAGHRLRVYLPYGDQWYGYFMRRLAERPANLVFFLRALTPGNFADSPPATPAGRFS, from the coding sequence ATGGCGAACGGACTGCTGCGACCCGCCATGCTGGCTGCCGCGCGCTCGCCGCGGCTGGAACGAACGGTCCGCCGGATGTCCTCGACGCGGCGGCTGGTCGACCGGTTCGTCGCGGGCGACACCGAGGACCGGGCGATCGCCGCCGCCACGCCGCTGCTGGAGTCCGGCCGCCGGATCAGCATCGACTACCTCGGCGAGGACACCACCGACGTCGGGCGGGCACGTGCCACCGTCGAGCACTACCTGAAGCTGCTGTCGGCGCTGGCGCACCTGCAAGGGACGTTCAGCGGCGACCAGACCGCCGTGGCGCCCGCGGGCCCCTTGGAGGTTTCGCTCAAACTGTCGGCCCTCGGACAAGCCCTGCCCCGCGACGGGCATCGGATCGCCCTCGAACACGCGCGGGAAATCTGTTCAGCGGCAAAGGCTGTCGGGGCCACGGTCACCATCGACGCCGAGGACCACACCACCACCGATTCGACCCTGTCGATCGTCCGGGAACTGCGCGGTGATTTCCCGGATCTGGGCACGGTGCTGCAGGCCTATCTGAAGCGCACCGAGGCGGACTGCCGGGAGCTCGCCGATTCCCGAATCCGCTTGTGCAAGGGCGCATATCGCGAACCGGCCGACGTCGCCTACCAGCGCCGCGCGGAGGTCGACGAGTCGTATCTGCGGTGTTTGCGGATCCTGATGGCGGGTACGGGTTATCCCATGGTCGCCACCCACGATCCCCGCATGATCGACGCCGCTCAGCAGTACGCGCGTGAAAACAGCCGTAGCACCGGGGATTTCGAGTTCCAGATGCTCTACGGGATCCGCGATTCCGAACAGCGGCGACTGGGCAAGGCCGGTCACCGGTTGCGGGTCTACCTGCCCTATGGCGACCAGTGGTACGGGTACTTCATGCGCAGGCTGGCCGAGCGCCCGGCCAACCTGGTGTTCTTCCTGCGCGCCCTCACCCCCGGCAATTTCGCCGATTCTCCGCCCGCCACACCCGCCGGTCGGTTTAGCTGA
- a CDS encoding DUF5682 family protein → MTEPAQFSALRDQLTTAATQFAGAPGAATDILTGIVDDVDRALREELEIFPVCHHSPASALAMARRLHEKRPSVIYLELCEDLRPILDELRNCKLPVAVQAWAGEPDGLPKEWAPLSVVAPITEASAEYQAIAYALDTPGVELVLVDRSTDHVFQWTPAEPAEPAEGEEAALHGDAVGIEIGDMRPHFAELEQHLLHHGKVRHWSEWWDQYVEQPLSGADYDTYRQVMVLIGSLFRRLRRTDLDRDEDRERYMWTRMREHLAATGADPASCLYICGAFHAASRVEQFGLASQAPFEITPRSATAWQYGLIPSSHSAIEAQFGLASGSVSIATATWAKGLRRNGIKSFQLNGQPAKASTRRGKVQPLATVPAAADKLSGFLSSPPQLDALDEAELLEWSVDIVRLARRNGYLASTADAIAVFETSILLAGMRNRARPTPYDFQDAAITCIEKDHTPGRRDVRRLCEILLGGDRIGQVGYAALPPLAQDVLDRLEPLGLDLSKRTVQRCLLDLQTDKHLQPCSDLLWILRRLMPAEAVRPIMGTRALGERSIQESWDLAIGKHQRALVQIGYEGVTLEQVLEQRLRRAVNDPDATAAVALAAVEDALLYLGSSRLADELGSRAVELLAAERSVDDAPEVLRRIRLLLNYFRSTEAGLPDWCGKFVTAGYAHYCTLLPTAFADEDTGVRPVAAMLGFLFGMENLALSLGCDHTQLELAVLQSHPEAPAKVALLWATRYQLGLLTLPELRTRCDDMLANPLVVPAFPQYLSGFIQAMDPVPTLKPFIVEVLSKAFGRLPDSVLLPWLPKLITTLKGQAAELIPSLTREAGRTFPATLPALQSWVPPWIAAPKPLAALPAAPGGPATDLLRSHPATCDALTELLGYQGTWQSAGPATNTAVTALLDKHPATATALATLVPGA, encoded by the coding sequence ATGACCGAGCCGGCACAGTTCTCCGCGCTACGCGACCAACTGACCACCGCCGCAACGCAATTCGCCGGTGCACCCGGTGCGGCCACGGATATCTTGACCGGCATCGTCGACGATGTCGACCGGGCGCTGCGCGAAGAGCTCGAGATCTTCCCGGTGTGCCACCATTCGCCCGCCTCCGCGCTGGCGATGGCACGCCGACTGCACGAAAAACGGCCCAGCGTCATCTATTTGGAGCTGTGTGAGGATCTGCGCCCGATTCTGGACGAGCTGCGCAACTGCAAGCTGCCGGTCGCGGTGCAGGCCTGGGCGGGCGAGCCGGACGGGTTGCCGAAGGAGTGGGCGCCGCTGTCGGTGGTCGCACCGATCACCGAGGCGTCCGCGGAATATCAGGCCATCGCCTACGCGCTCGACACTCCCGGCGTGGAACTGGTGCTGGTCGACCGTTCCACCGACCACGTTTTCCAGTGGACGCCGGCCGAACCCGCGGAGCCGGCCGAGGGCGAGGAAGCAGCCCTGCACGGTGACGCGGTGGGCATCGAAATCGGCGATATGCGACCGCATTTCGCCGAGCTGGAGCAGCATCTGCTGCACCACGGCAAGGTCCGGCATTGGTCGGAATGGTGGGACCAGTACGTCGAACAGCCGTTGTCGGGCGCCGATTACGACACCTACCGCCAGGTGATGGTGTTGATCGGCAGCCTGTTCCGCCGGTTGCGGCGCACCGATCTGGACCGCGACGAGGACCGGGAACGCTACATGTGGACCCGCATGCGCGAGCACCTTGCCGCGACCGGTGCCGACCCCGCTAGCTGCCTCTACATCTGCGGCGCGTTCCACGCGGCCAGCCGGGTCGAGCAGTTCGGGCTGGCTTCGCAGGCGCCCTTCGAGATCACTCCGCGTTCGGCGACGGCCTGGCAGTACGGGCTGATCCCGTCCAGCCATTCCGCGATCGAAGCGCAATTCGGGCTGGCCTCGGGTTCGGTCTCGATCGCCACGGCGACCTGGGCGAAGGGCTTGCGGCGCAACGGGATCAAGTCGTTCCAGTTGAACGGGCAACCCGCGAAGGCCAGTACCCGGCGCGGGAAGGTGCAGCCGCTGGCCACGGTTCCGGCCGCTGCCGACAAGCTCTCCGGGTTCCTGTCCAGCCCACCGCAACTGGACGCCCTCGACGAAGCCGAACTCCTGGAATGGTCGGTCGACATCGTCCGGCTGGCCCGGCGCAACGGCTACCTGGCCTCCACCGCCGACGCCATCGCGGTCTTCGAGACCTCGATCCTGTTGGCGGGCATGCGAAATCGGGCCCGCCCGACCCCGTACGACTTCCAAGACGCGGCGATCACCTGCATCGAGAAGGACCACACGCCCGGTCGTCGCGACGTGCGGCGGCTCTGCGAGATCCTGCTCGGCGGCGATCGGATCGGCCAGGTCGGCTATGCCGCGCTGCCGCCGCTGGCCCAGGATGTCCTCGATCGGCTCGAACCCCTCGGGCTGGACCTGAGCAAACGCACCGTGCAGCGCTGCCTGCTCGACCTGCAAACCGACAAGCATCTGCAACCGTGCTCGGACCTGCTCTGGATCCTGCGCCGGCTCATGCCCGCCGAGGCGGTGCGCCCCATCATGGGCACACGAGCACTGGGTGAACGCTCGATTCAGGAATCCTGGGATCTGGCGATCGGCAAACACCAGCGCGCCCTGGTCCAGATCGGCTACGAGGGCGTGACTCTCGAACAGGTGCTGGAGCAGCGGCTCCGGCGGGCCGTCAACGACCCAGATGCCACCGCGGCGGTGGCACTGGCCGCCGTCGAGGACGCGCTGTTGTACTTGGGCTCCTCCCGGCTCGCCGACGAGCTGGGCTCCCGCGCGGTGGAATTGCTGGCCGCCGAGCGCTCGGTCGACGATGCCCCGGAGGTGCTGCGCCGAATCCGCCTGCTACTCAACTACTTCCGCTCTACCGAGGCCGGATTGCCGGACTGGTGCGGGAAATTCGTCACTGCTGGCTATGCCCACTACTGCACCCTGCTGCCCACCGCGTTCGCCGACGAAGACACCGGCGTCCGCCCGGTCGCGGCCATGCTCGGCTTCCTGTTCGGCATGGAGAACCTGGCGCTGTCCCTGGGCTGCGATCACACCCAGCTCGAACTCGCGGTCCTGCAATCCCATCCGGAGGCACCGGCCAAGGTCGCGCTGCTCTGGGCCACCCGCTACCAACTGGGCCTGCTGACACTGCCGGAACTGCGCACCCGTTGCGACGACATGCTCGCCAATCCCCTTGTCGTCCCGGCTTTCCCGCAGTATCTCAGCGGCTTCATCCAGGCCATGGACCCGGTCCCCACGCTGAAACCCTTCATCGTGGAGGTGTTGTCGAAGGCCTTCGGCCGGCTCCCCGACTCGGTCCTGCTCCCCTGGCTGCCAAAACTGATCACCACGTTGAAAGGCCAAGCAGCCGAACTCATCCCGTCTCTCACCCGCGAAGCGGGCCGCACCTTCCCCGCGACCCTGCCCGCACTCCAATCCTGGGTGCCGCCGTGGATCGCGGCACCGAAACCCCTCGCCGCGCTCCCCGCTGCGCCGGGCGGCCCGGCCACCGACCTGCTCCGATCCCATCCCGCGACCTGTGACGCTCTCACCGAGTTGCTCGGTTACCAGGGAACGTGGCAGTCGGCCGGTCCCGCCACCAACACGGCCGTGACGGCCTTGCTGGACAAGCACCCCGCCACGGCCACCGCGCTCGCGACCCTCGTCCCGGGCGCCTGA
- a CDS encoding pyridoxamine 5'-phosphate oxidase family protein: MATWQEFAGEAPELAAQVRSRFEAHKTHVLATLRRDGAPRVSGSEVEFIVPDLMFGSMPAAMKAADLRRDGRCAIHAHPGDGDAKVMGVAVEITGPAKAAFGSPPGVHDFRLDLTDVVLTSVDAAAELLVIQHWRPGSGVAVTRRR, from the coding sequence ATGGCGACATGGCAGGAGTTCGCGGGCGAGGCACCCGAGTTGGCCGCGCAGGTGAGGTCCCGGTTCGAGGCTCACAAGACTCATGTGCTGGCTACGTTGCGCCGGGACGGTGCTCCCCGGGTGAGTGGATCGGAGGTCGAGTTCATCGTGCCCGATCTGATGTTCGGCTCCATGCCCGCCGCGATGAAGGCAGCCGACCTGCGGCGCGACGGGAGGTGCGCGATCCACGCCCACCCCGGCGACGGTGACGCCAAGGTCATGGGTGTCGCGGTCGAGATCACCGGCCCCGCGAAGGCGGCCTTCGGTTCGCCGCCGGGTGTGCACGACTTCCGGCTCGACCTCACCGATGTGGTGCTCACCTCCGTCGACGCGGCGGCCGAGCTGCTCGTCATCCAGCACTGGCGTCCCGGCAGCGGTGTGGCGGTCACTCGGCGACGCTGA